In one window of Tenacibaculum mesophilum DNA:
- a CDS encoding SDR family NAD(P)-dependent oxidoreductase translates to MKEYTDNTFAVITGASQGLGKAFALELAKRKHNLILISLPKQNLNKLANLIETYYNVKVAYYETDFSSDANLKSLTSYLKEKYAINILINNAGTGGTKKIEDVSLNYINNIIQVNIKAITILTHQLLPNLKEQKKSYILNVSSIAAFSPLGYKTVYPASKAFVHSFSLGLSEELKNTNVSVSVINPGAMKTNPEITARIKKQGFLGKLTLLDPKKVAKYSIKKMFKRKAFIVINPMIWFISILLPNWIKIPMMTSIIKREA, encoded by the coding sequence ATGAAAGAATATACAGATAATACGTTTGCAGTTATTACAGGAGCAAGTCAAGGGTTAGGAAAAGCTTTTGCATTAGAATTGGCCAAAAGAAAACACAATCTCATTTTAATTAGTCTTCCTAAACAGAATTTAAATAAACTGGCTAACCTAATTGAAACATACTACAATGTTAAAGTAGCCTATTATGAAACTGATTTTTCTTCAGATGCTAACCTTAAATCATTAACTAGTTATTTAAAGGAAAAATACGCTATTAATATTCTAATTAATAATGCTGGTACTGGTGGAACAAAAAAAATAGAAGACGTTTCTCTTAATTATATTAATAATATAATTCAAGTCAATATAAAAGCAATAACAATACTTACACATCAATTACTTCCTAATTTAAAAGAGCAAAAAAAATCATATATTTTAAATGTATCAAGCATTGCTGCTTTTTCCCCTCTAGGTTATAAAACAGTTTATCCTGCTTCAAAAGCTTTTGTTCACTCATTTTCATTAGGTCTTTCAGAAGAGCTAAAAAACACTAATGTTTCTGTTAGTGTTATAAACCCTGGAGCTATGAAAACAAATCCAGAAATTACTGCAAGAATAAAAAAACAAGGCTTTTTAGGTAAATTAACCTTGTTAGATCCAAAAAAGGTTGCTAAGTATTCAATAAAAAAAATGTTTAAACGAAAAGCTTTTATAGTCATAAACCCAATGATTTGGTTTATTTCTATTCTTTTACCTAATTGGATAAAAATACCTATGATGACAAGTATAATAAAAAGAGAAGCTTAA
- a CDS encoding NAD-dependent epimerase/dehydratase family protein, which yields MKRIFITGVNGLLGTNLCHELLQQGYFVIGLTRKKQNYKGKEHKHLKLIEGDLFIDFTSLLNNLDVVIHVAATTSQNLLRYSDYKKINCNTTIQLYNAAIMCNVKRFVFVSTANTLGYGSLQKPGAENNKMSKLFKQSYYAKSKFEAEKYLLKNNHKIKTAIVNPTFMLGAYDTKPSSGKIIYMGWKKKVIFYPPGGKNFVHVKDVANGIIKVLTTNSFGEKYLLANENLSYKDFFNKLNQVTNQSPLMVQIPKFILIMIGYFGDVLRSMGIKTSLSLTNMRALCINNFFSNTKSVRDLKIEYLPINKAIDDAIIYFSKIKNN from the coding sequence ATGAAACGAATTTTTATTACTGGAGTTAATGGTTTATTAGGTACTAATTTATGTCATGAACTTTTACAACAAGGTTATTTTGTTATTGGTCTTACCAGAAAAAAACAAAACTATAAAGGAAAAGAACATAAACACTTAAAATTAATTGAAGGTGATTTATTTATAGACTTTACTTCTTTATTAAATAATCTAGACGTAGTAATACATGTTGCAGCAACAACTAGTCAAAATTTATTGAGGTATTCTGATTATAAGAAAATAAATTGTAACACTACCATACAATTATACAATGCTGCTATAATGTGTAATGTTAAACGCTTTGTTTTCGTGAGCACCGCCAATACTTTAGGGTATGGTTCTTTACAAAAACCGGGGGCTGAAAATAATAAAATGAGTAAACTTTTTAAACAATCATATTATGCAAAAAGTAAATTTGAAGCTGAAAAGTATTTGTTAAAAAATAACCATAAGATAAAAACAGCTATTGTAAATCCTACTTTTATGTTAGGAGCTTACGATACTAAACCAAGTTCAGGAAAAATAATATATATGGGGTGGAAAAAGAAAGTAATATTTTATCCTCCTGGAGGAAAAAACTTTGTGCATGTAAAAGATGTTGCTAATGGCATTATAAAAGTACTAACTACAAATTCTTTTGGAGAAAAATACTTATTAGCAAACGAGAACCTTAGTTATAAAGATTTTTTTAATAAGCTTAACCAAGTAACCAATCAATCACCTTTGATGGTTCAAATCCCTAAGTTTATACTTATTATGATAGGTTATTTTGGAGATGTTCTCCGAAGTATGGGTATAAAAACTTCTTTAAGTTTAACGAATATGCGTGCTTTATGTATAAACAACTTTTTCTCTAATACTAAGTCAGTAAGAGATTTAAAGATTGAATATCTACCTATTAATAAGGCTATAGATGATGCTATTATCTATTTTTCCAAAATCAAAAACAATTAA
- a CDS encoding pirin family protein, with translation MSNTKLIIEERAANIGNFLVGRLLPFRQKRMVGPFIFIDHMGPVKLTENDNLDVDMHPHIGISTLTFLFEGAIVHRDSIGTEIEITPGAVNWMTAGKGVVHTERTPKRLRNSTKKLHGLQIWVALPLSEEQCEPSFTHVSENEIPNWEDEGVQFKLIAGKAFGKQSPVPVYSPLFFIEIKSSEKKTITIGEHLFGESALYILEGSIISDGHTYESKKLLVAKDSTLCSFEITANSTVYIFGGEPFPEERFIEWNFVASNKELIEQAKENWKNNKFPSVQNETERILLPEQRRFGRS, from the coding sequence ATGTCTAACACGAAACTAATAATTGAAGAGCGAGCAGCAAATATTGGTAATTTTCTAGTAGGTCGCTTGTTGCCATTTCGGCAAAAACGAATGGTAGGTCCTTTTATTTTTATCGACCATATGGGACCAGTAAAACTTACCGAAAATGATAATTTAGATGTTGATATGCATCCTCACATAGGTATATCAACTCTTACTTTTTTGTTTGAAGGAGCTATAGTACACCGTGATAGTATCGGAACTGAAATAGAAATAACTCCAGGAGCTGTAAATTGGATGACAGCAGGAAAAGGAGTAGTACATACAGAAAGAACTCCTAAAAGATTAAGGAATTCAACTAAGAAGCTTCATGGGTTACAAATATGGGTAGCTTTACCTTTAAGTGAAGAGCAATGTGAACCTTCTTTTACACATGTTTCCGAAAATGAAATTCCTAATTGGGAAGATGAAGGAGTTCAGTTTAAGCTCATCGCAGGAAAAGCGTTTGGAAAGCAATCTCCTGTTCCAGTATATAGTCCACTGTTTTTTATAGAAATTAAATCGAGTGAGAAGAAAACAATTACTATAGGAGAACATTTGTTTGGTGAAAGTGCCTTATATATTTTAGAAGGAAGTATTATTAGTGATGGACATACTTATGAGTCCAAAAAATTATTAGTAGCAAAAGACAGTACCTTGTGTTCTTTTGAAATTACAGCAAATTCTACTGTTTATATTTTTGGAGGAGAGCCATTTCCAGAAGAACGCTTTATAGAGTGGAATTTTGTGGCTTCTAATAAAGAATTGATAGAGCAAGCTAAAGAAAACTGGAAAAATAATAAGTTTCCTTCTGTACAAAACGAAACTGAACGAATCCTCTTACCAGAACAAAGACGTTTTGGGAGGAGTTAA
- a CDS encoding pirin family protein encodes MKTRSIEKIVKPGTPHFVGDGFRVHNFIPGSSTMQRMDPFIMLDYNSKYNFPPTDKPKGVGVHPHRGFETVTIAYKGRVEHGDSAGGGGIIGEGDVQWMTAASGVLHKEFHETEWSKTGGEFQMVQLWVNLPAKDKMSSPKYQAIANAEMAKIPLADGGGEIEVIAGEYKGNKGPAFTFSPVNMFNVKLKKGVKTQLTFPKNYTTAILSVEGSVKVNESNNILEDYFALFKNDGDTFTLEALEDAIILVLSGEPLNEPIAAHGPFVMNTKQELIEAFQDFNTGKFGYLED; translated from the coding sequence ATGAAAACAAGAAGTATAGAAAAGATAGTAAAACCTGGAACTCCACATTTTGTTGGAGATGGATTTAGAGTTCATAATTTTATTCCAGGAAGCTCAACGATGCAACGTATGGATCCATTTATTATGTTAGATTATAATTCAAAATATAATTTTCCTCCAACAGATAAACCAAAAGGAGTGGGAGTACATCCGCACAGAGGTTTTGAAACCGTAACGATTGCCTATAAAGGACGTGTTGAGCATGGTGATAGTGCAGGTGGAGGTGGAATTATAGGTGAAGGAGATGTACAATGGATGACAGCGGCTTCAGGAGTTTTACACAAAGAGTTTCATGAAACCGAATGGAGTAAAACAGGAGGAGAGTTTCAAATGGTACAATTATGGGTAAATTTACCGGCTAAGGATAAAATGAGTTCGCCAAAATATCAAGCAATTGCTAATGCAGAAATGGCTAAAATACCTTTAGCAGATGGAGGAGGAGAAATAGAGGTAATTGCAGGAGAGTATAAAGGAAATAAAGGACCTGCATTTACATTTTCGCCAGTTAATATGTTTAATGTAAAGTTGAAGAAAGGAGTAAAAACACAGTTAACCTTTCCTAAAAACTACACTACTGCTATTTTATCAGTTGAAGGTAGTGTTAAAGTGAATGAATCAAACAATATTTTAGAGGATTACTTTGCATTATTCAAAAATGACGGAGATACTTTTACTTTAGAGGCTTTAGAAGATGCTATAATTTTAGTATTAAGCGGAGAGCCTTTAAACGAACCTATTGCGGCACACGGTCCGTTTGTAATGAATACTAAACAAGAGTTAATAGAAGCATTTCAAGACTTCAATACTGGAAAGTTTGGTTATTTAGAAGATTAA
- a CDS encoding Crp/Fnr family transcriptional regulator: protein MELPNFKKYLIEKGGLSEDDYLQMQSFISLKNVSKSDFLLKEGDVCSHFFFVEKGLLRLYALNEEGKENILQFATENWIVSDRGSVYFQEPSTYYIDAVEDTLVIMLDEDFINKVSKINTDFRRKNEHLLQKHIRQLYKRISQLLGASAKRRYLDFVKMYPDIMLRVPQWMIASYLGITPESLSRVRKSLAEENFKPNN, encoded by the coding sequence ATGGAGCTACCAAACTTTAAAAAGTATCTTATTGAAAAAGGAGGATTATCAGAAGATGATTACCTTCAAATGCAATCGTTTATTTCTTTAAAAAACGTTTCTAAAAGTGATTTTTTATTAAAAGAAGGAGATGTGTGTTCACATTTCTTTTTTGTAGAAAAAGGTTTGTTACGTTTATATGCCCTAAATGAAGAGGGAAAAGAAAATATTTTACAGTTTGCTACTGAAAATTGGATTGTAAGTGATAGAGGTAGTGTATATTTTCAAGAACCATCAACATATTATATTGACGCTGTAGAAGATACATTAGTTATAATGTTAGACGAGGACTTTATTAATAAAGTGTCAAAAATAAATACTGATTTTAGAAGAAAAAATGAGCATTTGTTACAAAAACATATTCGTCAATTATACAAACGTATTAGTCAACTACTTGGAGCTTCAGCAAAAAGACGTTATTTAGATTTTGTAAAGATGTATCCAGATATTATGTTACGAGTTCCGCAATGGATGATTGCTTCTTACTTAGGAATAACTCCAGAAAGCTTGAGTCGTGTTCGTAAATCACTTGCTGAAGAAAACTTCAAACCAAATAATTAA
- a CDS encoding DUF4251 domain-containing protein — MKRFVFFISMIFLLLSCASSKNITQSEIDNLNALIENKTFEIESEWAEPMVTNAMAQIANAGLLPIGSNAGNINLVGNSNFFKMKKDTVAAYLPYFGERQMGGSYGSTDIGIEFEGTPEDLVVSEDKENSYKISFKIKDKNTTTENYNVIVRVYPSLSSTIYVNSTQKNSIRYRGKVLKTSEEK, encoded by the coding sequence ATGAAAAGATTTGTTTTTTTTATTAGTATGATTTTTTTACTACTTAGTTGTGCATCTTCTAAAAACATAACTCAGTCAGAAATAGATAACTTAAACGCTCTTATAGAAAATAAAACTTTTGAAATAGAATCAGAGTGGGCTGAACCAATGGTTACAAATGCAATGGCACAAATAGCTAATGCAGGTTTGTTACCTATAGGAAGTAACGCTGGAAACATTAATTTAGTAGGAAATAGTAATTTTTTCAAAATGAAAAAAGATACTGTTGCAGCCTATTTACCATATTTTGGAGAACGACAAATGGGAGGTTCTTATGGAAGTACAGATATTGGAATTGAATTTGAAGGAACTCCTGAAGATTTAGTTGTATCAGAAGATAAAGAGAATAGTTACAAAATTAGTTTTAAAATAAAGGATAAAAATACAACAACTGAAAACTATAATGTTATAGTTAGAGTATATCCTAGCTTATCGAGTACCATTTATGTAAATAGTACGCAGAAAAATTCAATTAGATATAGAGGTAAGGTACTTAAAACTTCAGAAGAAAAGTAA
- a CDS encoding 1-acyl-sn-glycerol-3-phosphate acyltransferase has protein sequence MISKFIFHKVLGWKVVGDFPRNLKKYVVIGAPHTSWKDFPIAILARNTIGVKINFIGKASLFKPPFGFIFRALGGAPVDRSKSTNKVDAIVSVFNQHDEFRLALSPEGTRAKVTSWKTGFYYIAKGANIPVVMFAFDFENKQIIIAPPYYLTDDMNADMNHFYDFYRDIKGAKPDLFSVPNKE, from the coding sequence ATGATATCTAAATTTATATTTCACAAAGTTTTAGGCTGGAAGGTAGTTGGAGATTTTCCAAGAAATTTAAAAAAATACGTTGTTATTGGAGCTCCACATACCAGTTGGAAAGACTTTCCGATTGCTATTTTGGCTAGAAACACTATTGGCGTAAAAATTAACTTTATAGGTAAGGCTTCGTTATTTAAACCCCCTTTTGGTTTTATTTTTAGAGCATTAGGAGGGGCTCCTGTTGATAGGAGCAAAAGCACTAATAAAGTAGATGCAATTGTGTCTGTATTTAATCAGCATGATGAATTTCGTCTAGCGTTATCTCCAGAAGGAACTCGTGCTAAAGTAACCTCATGGAAAACGGGATTTTATTATATTGCTAAAGGTGCTAATATTCCTGTGGTAATGTTTGCTTTCGATTTTGAAAATAAGCAAATTATTATAGCTCCTCCTTATTACTTAACAGATGATATGAACGCTGATATGAATCATTTTTATGATTTTTATAGAGATATTAAAGGAGCAAAACCGGATCTGTTCTCTGTACCTAATAAAGAGTAA
- the rmuC gene encoding DNA recombination protein RmuC, translating to MNTTLLLILTATSTLLIGFVIGNLLSKLKFKQQTSDLEKEIVTLQNHQANFDIQKKEKEESFSQQKEDFLNRLNEKTKENSELRREKEFTALELARKNEELKNLQLKLQENKEEVEKLQDKFTKEFENLANKILDEKSNKFTEQNKKNIKDILNPLQEKIQTFEKKVEDTQKESISMHSALKEQLLGLKELNAQMSKETLNLTKALKGDSKTQGNWGELVLERVLEKSGLEKDREYFVQQSFTNDEGKRIMPDVVIHLPDNKKMVVDSKVSLTAYEQYVNSEDDIVKERFAKEHVNSLKRHVEQLSEKKYEDIYKIESPDFVLLFVPIEPAFAVALNEDNTLYNKAFERNIVIVTPTTLLATLRTIDTMWNNEKQQRNALEIARQAGALYDKFHGLLADLVNIGKKIDGTKADYAAAMNKLVEGRGNLITSVEKLKKMGAKAKKALPEKILERAQDNDE from the coding sequence ATGAATACCACTCTCTTACTTATTTTAACTGCTACTAGCACCTTACTAATTGGATTTGTTATTGGAAACTTACTCTCTAAATTGAAGTTTAAACAACAAACTTCTGACTTAGAAAAAGAGATTGTAACCCTACAAAATCATCAAGCTAATTTTGATATTCAGAAAAAAGAAAAGGAAGAGTCATTTTCTCAGCAAAAGGAAGACTTTTTAAATAGATTAAACGAAAAAACTAAAGAAAATAGTGAATTACGTCGTGAAAAAGAGTTTACTGCTCTTGAATTGGCTAGAAAAAATGAAGAGTTGAAAAATTTACAATTAAAACTTCAAGAGAATAAAGAAGAAGTAGAAAAGTTACAGGATAAGTTTACCAAAGAGTTTGAAAATTTAGCGAACAAAATTCTAGATGAGAAATCGAATAAATTTACTGAGCAGAACAAGAAAAATATTAAGGATATTTTAAATCCACTTCAAGAAAAAATCCAAACTTTTGAAAAGAAGGTTGAAGACACTCAAAAAGAAAGTATTTCAATGCATTCTGCTTTAAAAGAGCAATTGTTAGGGTTAAAAGAGTTAAATGCTCAAATGAGCAAGGAAACATTAAACTTAACTAAAGCTTTAAAAGGTGATAGCAAAACCCAAGGAAATTGGGGAGAATTAGTATTAGAACGTGTTTTAGAAAAATCTGGCTTAGAAAAAGACAGAGAATACTTTGTGCAACAATCTTTTACCAATGATGAGGGTAAACGTATCATGCCCGATGTCGTAATTCACTTACCTGATAACAAAAAAATGGTGGTTGATTCTAAAGTATCTTTAACTGCTTATGAACAGTATGTAAATAGTGAAGACGATATTGTAAAAGAGCGTTTTGCAAAAGAACATGTTAACTCATTAAAGCGACATGTTGAGCAGCTTTCAGAAAAAAAGTATGAGGATATTTATAAAATAGAGTCTCCTGATTTTGTACTACTGTTTGTACCAATAGAACCAGCTTTTGCTGTAGCTTTAAATGAAGACAATACTTTATATAATAAAGCTTTTGAAAGAAATATTGTTATTGTTACTCCAACTACTTTATTAGCTACCTTACGTACTATTGATACCATGTGGAATAATGAAAAGCAACAACGTAATGCTTTAGAGATTGCACGACAAGCAGGTGCTTTATACGATAAATTTCATGGGCTGTTAGCTGATTTGGTTAATATTGGAAAGAAAATAGACGGTACTAAAGCCGATTATGCTGCAGCTATGAATAAGTTGGTAGAGGGGCGTGGAAACTTAATTACAAGTGTAGAAAAATTAAAGAAAATGGGAGCGAAAGCTAAAAAAGCACTTCCTGAAAAAATTCTCGAACGAGCTCAAGATAATGACGAATAA
- a CDS encoding LamG domain-containing protein, producing the protein MKKIYTVLVCVSLLIGACSKDEENLPVKEVTPFENLLKDNNLIAYYPFNGSANDNKNSYDGIVKDFDAIQDRKGNNSSAYKSTTTSAEISFPAAIPFKNESFSMSFWFKVPTNLHDATFTILSKREACRKGDFIQVAYKKGSNELTVEMRSDNVMTDLNGSATADLENVSPTKWTHVVIVKDNSTRKTTIYINGKEKVSTPWSLPDGIVSIDNTAKFKVGHSPCVISGLNNFIGSIDELILLKKALTSQEIGILKNQ; encoded by the coding sequence ATGAAAAAAATTTACACAGTTTTAGTGTGTGTAAGCTTACTTATTGGGGCTTGTTCAAAAGATGAAGAAAATTTACCTGTAAAAGAAGTTACTCCTTTTGAAAATTTATTAAAAGACAACAATCTAATAGCTTATTACCCTTTCAATGGTTCAGCAAATGATAACAAAAACTCGTATGATGGGATTGTAAAAGACTTTGATGCTATTCAAGACAGAAAAGGAAACAACTCTAGTGCTTATAAAAGCACAACAACTTCAGCAGAAATTAGTTTTCCTGCTGCTATTCCTTTTAAAAATGAATCCTTTTCTATGAGTTTTTGGTTCAAGGTTCCTACAAACTTACATGATGCTACTTTTACTATTTTATCTAAAAGAGAAGCCTGTAGAAAAGGAGACTTTATTCAAGTAGCGTATAAAAAAGGTTCGAATGAATTAACTGTTGAAATGAGATCAGACAACGTTATGACAGATTTAAATGGTTCTGCAACAGCTGATTTAGAAAATGTGAGCCCAACTAAATGGACTCATGTAGTTATCGTGAAAGATAATTCTACTAGAAAAACGACTATTTATATAAATGGAAAAGAAAAAGTAAGTACTCCATGGAGTCTTCCTGATGGAATTGTGAGCATAGATAATACTGCTAAGTTTAAAGTAGGACACTCACCATGTGTTATTTCTGGTCTTAACAACTTTATAGGCTCAATAGACGAATTAATCTTATTAAAGAAAGCTCTTACATCTCAGGAAATAGGTATTTTGAAAAATCAATAA
- the glyA gene encoding serine hydroxymethyltransferase, translating into MQKDHQIFDLIQEEKERQLNGLELIASENFVSDQVMEAQGSVLTNKYAEGYPGKRYYGGCEVVDIVEQIAIDRAKELFGAEYVNVQPHSGSQANTAVFAACLQPGDTILGFDLSHGGHLTHGSPVNFSGKLYNPVFYGVVKETGYIDYDHLEQQAKEHKPKLIIAGASAYSRDIDFKKFREVADSVGAILMADISHPAGLIAKGILSDPLPHCHIVTTTTHKTLRGPRGGMIMIGKDFENPFGLKLKSGKLKKMSTLINSAVFPGNQGGPLEHVIAAKAVAFGEALTDEFLEYQIQVKENAQAMAKAFVEKGYEIISGGTDNHCMLIDLRNKKITGKAAEEALGKAEITVNKNMVPFDTESPFVTSGIRVGTAAVTTRGLKEEDMQVIVDLIDEALMNAENEEVLETVGEKVYDLMHNRRLFIM; encoded by the coding sequence ATGCAAAAAGATCATCAAATATTTGATTTAATTCAAGAGGAAAAAGAACGACAATTAAATGGTTTAGAATTGATTGCTTCTGAAAATTTTGTGAGTGACCAAGTAATGGAAGCTCAAGGATCAGTTTTAACAAATAAATATGCTGAAGGATACCCAGGTAAACGTTATTACGGAGGGTGTGAAGTGGTAGATATCGTTGAGCAAATTGCGATTGATAGAGCTAAAGAATTATTTGGAGCTGAGTATGTAAATGTACAGCCACACTCTGGAAGTCAGGCAAATACTGCGGTCTTTGCAGCTTGTTTACAACCAGGAGATACTATTTTAGGTTTTGACTTATCTCATGGAGGTCATTTAACACACGGTTCACCAGTTAATTTTTCAGGAAAATTATACAATCCTGTGTTCTACGGAGTGGTAAAAGAAACTGGATATATCGATTATGATCATTTAGAACAACAAGCAAAAGAGCACAAACCTAAGTTAATCATTGCTGGAGCTTCAGCGTATTCTCGTGATATTGATTTTAAAAAGTTTAGAGAAGTTGCTGATAGTGTTGGAGCTATTTTAATGGCTGATATTTCACATCCAGCAGGATTAATAGCAAAGGGTATTTTATCTGATCCACTACCACACTGTCATATAGTTACTACAACAACTCATAAAACATTACGTGGACCTCGTGGAGGAATGATTATGATTGGAAAAGATTTTGAAAATCCGTTCGGATTAAAATTAAAATCAGGAAAATTAAAGAAAATGTCTACATTGATTAACTCTGCGGTATTCCCAGGAAACCAAGGTGGACCATTAGAACATGTTATTGCAGCAAAAGCAGTTGCTTTTGGTGAAGCTTTAACAGATGAGTTCTTGGAGTATCAAATTCAAGTAAAAGAAAACGCACAAGCAATGGCCAAAGCTTTTGTAGAGAAAGGATATGAAATTATTTCTGGAGGTACAGACAACCATTGTATGTTAATTGATTTACGTAACAAAAAGATTACAGGTAAAGCTGCTGAAGAAGCTTTAGGAAAAGCAGAAATAACTGTAAACAAAAATATGGTTCCTTTTGATACAGAATCACCATTTGTTACTTCTGGTATTCGTGTTGGTACTGCTGCAGTTACTACACGTGGTTTGAAAGAAGAAGATATGCAGGTAATTGTTGATTTAATAGACGAAGCATTAATGAATGCTGAGAACGAAGAAGTACTAGAAACAGTAGGAGAGAAGGTATATGATTTAATGCATAACAGACGCTTGTTTATTATGTAA
- the fahA gene encoding fumarylacetoacetase has translation MEITANNPNRKSWLTVAENSDFPIQNIPFGVFLTKDDIITIGTRIGDYAIDLGALHQLGYFDGIPLTDDIFLQDTLNDFIADGRKTWRLVRNRIADIFDVKNSKLRDNAEHKDKIIFRMDEVEMQLPVAVGDYTDFYASKEHATNVGSLFRDPENALLPNWLQIPIGYHGRSSSIVPSGTPIRRPIGQQRPNEGETTPNFGPSKLLDFELEMAFITTVANDLGDRIPIEEAEDYIFGLVLFNDWSARDIQAWEYVPLGPFLGKNFASTISPWIVTLDALEPFRVDNPKQVYEPLPYLKKEGKDSYDINLQMAIQPEGKEETVVCNSNFKYMYWTMVQQLTHHTVNGCPVNAGDMMGSGTISGPTQDSFGSMLELTWRGKNPVKLNDGSERKFINDNDTVIMRGYCKNEKIRIGFGECSGKILPAK, from the coding sequence ATGGAAATAACTGCTAATAACCCAAATAGAAAATCTTGGTTAACTGTAGCTGAAAACTCAGATTTTCCTATTCAAAATATACCTTTTGGGGTTTTTTTAACTAAAGATGATATCATAACAATTGGTACAAGAATTGGTGATTATGCGATTGATTTAGGTGCTTTACATCAATTAGGATATTTTGATGGAATTCCTTTAACAGATGATATCTTCTTACAAGACACCTTAAATGATTTTATTGCAGACGGACGTAAAACATGGCGTTTAGTTCGTAATAGGATTGCTGATATTTTTGATGTAAAAAACAGTAAGCTAAGAGATAATGCTGAGCACAAAGACAAAATAATCTTTAGAATGGATGAAGTAGAAATGCAACTTCCTGTCGCTGTAGGAGATTATACCGATTTTTATGCTAGTAAAGAACATGCAACGAATGTAGGGAGCTTATTTAGAGATCCTGAAAATGCCTTACTTCCAAACTGGTTACAAATTCCTATTGGCTATCACGGAAGAAGTTCTTCTATCGTGCCATCTGGTACTCCAATTCGTCGTCCTATAGGGCAACAGCGTCCTAATGAAGGAGAAACTACACCTAATTTTGGACCTTCTAAATTATTAGATTTTGAATTAGAAATGGCTTTTATTACTACAGTTGCTAACGACTTAGGAGATAGAATACCTATTGAAGAAGCAGAAGATTATATCTTCGGACTGGTATTGTTTAACGACTGGTCTGCTCGTGACATTCAAGCTTGGGAATATGTTCCATTAGGACCTTTCTTAGGAAAGAATTTTGCTTCAACAATTTCTCCTTGGATTGTAACCTTAGATGCACTAGAGCCTTTTAGAGTAGATAATCCTAAACAAGTATATGAACCTTTACCTTATTTAAAGAAAGAAGGAAAAGATAGTTACGATATTAATTTACAAATGGCTATTCAACCAGAAGGTAAAGAAGAAACTGTAGTGTGTAATTCTAACTTTAAATACATGTATTGGACTATGGTACAACAATTAACACATCATACAGTAAATGGGTGTCCTGTAAATGCAGGTGATATGATGGGTAGTGGTACTATTTCTGGTCCTACTCAAGATAGCTTTGGTTCAATGTTAGAATTAACTTGGAGAGGTAAGAACCCTGTTAAATTAAACGACGGTAGCGAACGTAAATTTATAAATGATAACGATACTGTTATTATGCGTGGTTATTGTAAAAATGAAAAAATTCGTATTGGTTTTGGTGAATGCTCAGGTAAAATTTTACCAGCTAAGTAA